One window of the Janthinobacterium sp. PAMC25594 genome contains the following:
- a CDS encoding nucleotide pyrophosphohydrolase: MSASADSLLDIRARLCAFADERDWDQFHTPKNLAMALSVEVAELAEHYQWLPTGADSELDDAKRTGIRHELADVLMYLVRLADKSGVDLHAAVLEKMELNAQKYPARQVRGDARKYSEY, encoded by the coding sequence ATGAGCGCGTCCGCCGACAGCCTGCTCGATATCCGCGCGCGCCTGTGCGCCTTTGCCGATGAACGCGACTGGGACCAGTTCCACACGCCGAAAAACCTGGCCATGGCCTTGTCCGTCGAAGTGGCGGAACTGGCCGAGCACTACCAGTGGCTGCCCACGGGGGCAGATAGCGAACTGGACGATGCCAAGCGCACGGGCATCCGCCACGAGCTGGCCGACGTGCTGATGTACCTGGTGCGGCTGGCCGACAAGAGCGGCGTCGACCTGCACGCGGCCGTGCTGGAAAAGATGGAACTCAACGCGCAGAAATACCCGGCGCGGCAGGTGCGCGGCGACGCGCGCAAATATAGCGAATACTGA
- the bamE gene encoding outer membrane protein assembly factor BamE, with amino-acid sequence MKWLMIAMLTLLAACSGTRALQASKNVPYATLEQTVQPGSSTREQVRAALGDSTAIRFDSGNEVWMYTYPAASGAQGEYVILFGGDGVVKKVRSGEVYRVPK; translated from the coding sequence ATGAAGTGGCTGATGATCGCCATGCTGACGCTGCTGGCCGCCTGTTCCGGCACGCGCGCCTTGCAGGCAAGCAAGAATGTGCCTTACGCTACCCTGGAACAGACGGTGCAGCCGGGTAGCAGCACGCGCGAACAGGTGCGCGCCGCGCTGGGCGACAGCACGGCCATCCGCTTCGACAGCGGCAATGAAGTGTGGATGTACACCTATCCGGCCGCCTCGGGCGCGCAGGGCGAATATGTGATTCTGTTTGGCGGGGATGGGGTGGTGAAGAAGGTGCGCAGCGGGGAAGTGTATCGGGTACCGAAGTAA
- a CDS encoding PAS domain-containing methyl-accepting chemotaxis protein: MPITQKEYVLNEGMTIVSTTDLQGNINYANQYFIEVSGFSEMELLGAPQNILRHPDMPAEAFADLWDTIKTGMPWTGMVKNRCKNGDFYWVFANITPVIENGRPIGYMSVRTKPTREQINEAAALYKSFKDGNSANLAIRNGRVVRQGWAAKLAEWRKLTLSQDLALHCIVFGVVLAILGCAVWNIDGDTSTATRSWLSGAAAAAVALMLYFWAHLHNSLVAPLGDAITMARKMAGGDLTGVIDKVRDDDMGQLMAALRQTNINLHSIIGDVRANFEDIRITTAEIATGNMDLSSRTESQASSLEQTAASMEELTSTVQNSADHVSTANDLAVQASTVAAKGGTIVSEVVTTMDEISSSSRKILDIIGLIDGIAFQTNILALNAAVEAARAGEHGRGFAVVAGEVRSLAQRSATAAKEVKNLIDHSIATVNAGSVLTSNAGATMAEVIASVARVTEMMDEISSTTREQNQGIGQVNQAVIHMDGITQQNAALVEQAAAAATNLAQRTESVAQSIGIFKLKASPKRKAAGVGRGVGAGVAARALLKAR, translated from the coding sequence ATGCCTATCACGCAAAAGGAATACGTATTAAATGAAGGCATGACGATTGTTTCCACCACGGATTTACAGGGAAACATCAATTACGCCAATCAGTATTTCATTGAGGTCAGCGGCTTTTCAGAAATGGAATTGCTGGGTGCGCCACAGAATATCCTGCGTCATCCCGATATGCCGGCCGAAGCGTTTGCCGACCTGTGGGATACCATCAAGACGGGCATGCCGTGGACCGGCATGGTCAAGAACCGCTGCAAGAACGGCGATTTTTACTGGGTCTTCGCCAATATCACGCCCGTCATCGAAAATGGACGCCCGATCGGCTATATGTCCGTGCGCACCAAGCCCACGCGCGAGCAGATCAACGAGGCGGCGGCCCTGTATAAAAGTTTCAAGGACGGCAATAGCGCCAACCTGGCGATCCGCAACGGCCGCGTCGTGCGCCAGGGCTGGGCCGCCAAGCTGGCCGAGTGGCGCAAATTGACCCTGTCGCAAGACCTGGCCCTGCATTGCATCGTCTTTGGCGTGGTGCTGGCCATCCTCGGCTGCGCCGTGTGGAATATCGATGGCGATACGAGCACGGCCACGCGCAGCTGGCTCAGCGGTGCCGCCGCCGCCGCCGTCGCGCTGATGCTGTATTTCTGGGCCCATCTGCACAATTCGCTGGTCGCGCCGCTGGGCGACGCCATCACGATGGCGCGCAAGATGGCGGGCGGCGATTTGACGGGCGTGATCGACAAGGTGCGCGACGATGACATGGGTCAATTGATGGCGGCCTTGCGCCAGACCAACATCAACTTGCACAGCATTATCGGCGACGTGCGCGCCAATTTCGAGGATATCCGCATCACCACGGCGGAAATCGCCACGGGCAATATGGATCTGTCCAGCCGCACGGAATCGCAGGCGTCCAGCCTGGAGCAGACGGCGGCCAGCATGGAAGAACTGACGTCCACCGTGCAAAACAGCGCCGACCACGTGTCCACGGCCAACGACCTGGCGGTGCAGGCGTCCACCGTCGCGGCCAAGGGCGGCACCATCGTCAGCGAAGTGGTCACCACGATGGATGAGATCAGCAGCTCGTCGCGCAAGATTCTCGACATCATCGGCCTGATCGACGGCATCGCCTTCCAGACGAATATCCTGGCCTTGAACGCGGCCGTGGAAGCGGCCCGCGCGGGCGAGCATGGCCGCGGCTTTGCCGTCGTGGCGGGCGAAGTGCGCAGCCTGGCGCAGCGCTCGGCAACAGCGGCGAAAGAGGTGAAAAACCTGATCGACCATTCGATCGCCACCGTGAACGCGGGCAGCGTGCTGACCAGCAATGCGGGCGCCACCATGGCGGAAGTGATCGCCTCGGTGGCCCGCGTGACGGAAATGATGGACGAGATTTCCTCCACCACGCGCGAGCAGAACCAGGGCATCGGACAAGTCAACCAGGCCGTCATTCACATGGATGGCATCACGCAGCAGAATGCGGCGCTGGTGGAGCAGGCGGCGGCCGCCGCCACCAACCTGGCGCAGCGCACCGAGAGCGTGGCCCAGTCGATCGGCATCTTCAAATTGAAGGCCTCGCCCAAGCGCAAGGCTGCCGGCGTGGGGCGCGGCGTGGGTGCAGGCGTGGCGGCAAGGGCCTTGCTGAAGGCACGCTAA
- a CDS encoding DEAD/DEAH box helicase: MSDTPISLFSDLNLSEPLIRALKDVGYETPSPIQAATIPLLLANRDVLGQAQTGTGKTAAFALPILSRIDLKQSSPQALVLAPTRELAIQVAEAFQVYAAHIPGFHVLPIYGGQSYGPQLSALRRGVHVIVGTPGRVIDHLDKGSLDLSKLKTLVLDEADEMLRMGFIDDVERILKETPDGHQTALFSATMPSVIKRIATTYLINPAEVTVAAKTGTADNIRQRYWLVSGMHKLDALTRILEAEAFDGMIIFARTKLGTEELAGKLQARGFSAAAINGDIQQAQRERTIQQLKDGKIDILVATDVAARGLDVERISHVVNYDVPHDPESYTHRIGRTGRAGRSGEAILFITPREKNLLKAIERSTRQPISMLELPTIQAVNDVRIAKFKEQISETLALGELEQFQSLIEDFEREQNIPAIEIAAALAKMARGNTPLLLDKNKAREQATWQDDRPVRQDRFERNDRPERGDRFERNERSDRGERPAFPKKERISRPADAGMQTFRIEVGHQHGVKPGNIVGAIANEAGIDSKNIGRIEIYDDYSVLDLPDTMPKELLDQLKSVWVAGQQLRISRDGDAPDLAPPAAPRKPFAAKSVPAFKDAPADAGEAAPAPRAPKKERPRPGVTAYRIEVGREHAVTPSNIVGAIANEANLEAKHIGRIDIFDNYSVLDLPEGMPPEILDHLKSVVVSGQKLRISLDDGTTERKPAPARPKSPPRKTFK; encoded by the coding sequence ATGTCTGATACACCAATTTCCTTATTTTCCGACCTTAACCTGAGCGAGCCGCTGATTCGCGCGCTCAAGGATGTCGGTTACGAAACACCGTCGCCTATCCAGGCGGCCACGATTCCATTATTGCTCGCTAACCGCGACGTGCTGGGCCAGGCGCAAACAGGCACGGGTAAAACCGCCGCCTTCGCCTTGCCTATCCTGTCGCGCATCGATCTGAAACAAAGCTCACCCCAAGCCCTGGTCCTGGCACCGACGCGCGAACTGGCCATCCAGGTCGCCGAAGCGTTCCAGGTGTACGCCGCCCACATTCCCGGCTTCCACGTGCTGCCGATCTACGGCGGTCAAAGCTATGGCCCGCAACTGTCGGCCCTGCGCCGCGGCGTGCACGTCATCGTCGGTACTCCTGGCCGCGTCATCGATCACCTGGACAAGGGTTCGCTCGACCTGTCCAAGCTGAAAACGCTGGTGCTGGACGAAGCCGATGAAATGCTGCGGATGGGCTTTATCGACGATGTCGAACGCATCTTGAAAGAAACGCCGGACGGCCATCAAACGGCCCTGTTCTCGGCCACCATGCCTTCCGTCATCAAGCGTATCGCCACCACTTACCTGATCAATCCAGCCGAAGTGACGGTTGCCGCCAAGACGGGCACGGCCGACAACATCCGCCAGCGCTACTGGCTGGTGTCGGGCATGCACAAGCTCGACGCGCTGACGCGCATCCTGGAAGCGGAAGCGTTTGACGGCATGATCATCTTTGCCCGCACCAAGCTGGGCACGGAAGAGCTGGCCGGCAAGCTGCAAGCCCGTGGCTTCTCGGCTGCCGCCATCAATGGCGACATCCAGCAAGCGCAGCGCGAGCGCACGATCCAGCAGTTGAAAGACGGCAAGATCGACATCCTCGTGGCTACCGACGTGGCCGCCCGCGGCCTGGACGTCGAGCGCATCAGCCACGTCGTCAACTACGACGTGCCGCACGATCCGGAAAGCTATACCCACCGTATCGGCCGCACGGGCCGCGCTGGCCGCAGCGGCGAAGCGATTTTGTTCATCACCCCGCGTGAAAAGAACTTGCTCAAGGCTATCGAGCGCTCGACCCGTCAGCCGATCAGCATGCTGGAATTGCCGACCATCCAGGCCGTCAACGATGTGCGTATCGCCAAGTTCAAGGAACAGATCAGCGAAACCCTGGCCCTGGGCGAACTGGAGCAGTTCCAGTCGCTGATCGAAGATTTCGAGCGCGAGCAAAACATTCCCGCCATCGAAATCGCCGCCGCCCTGGCGAAGATGGCGCGTGGCAATACGCCTCTGCTGCTGGACAAGAACAAGGCGCGCGAGCAAGCCACGTGGCAAGACGACCGTCCTGTACGCCAGGACCGCTTCGAACGCAATGACCGTCCGGAACGGGGCGACCGCTTCGAGCGTAACGAGCGCAGCGACCGTGGCGAACGCCCGGCCTTCCCGAAAAAGGAACGCATCTCCCGTCCTGCCGACGCCGGCATGCAGACTTTCCGTATTGAGGTAGGTCATCAGCATGGCGTGAAACCGGGCAATATCGTGGGCGCCATCGCCAACGAAGCGGGCATCGATTCGAAAAACATCGGCCGCATTGAAATCTATGACGATTACAGCGTGCTGGACTTGCCAGATACCATGCCGAAAGAATTGCTGGATCAGCTGAAGTCCGTCTGGGTCGCTGGTCAGCAACTGCGCATCAGCCGCGACGGCGATGCACCGGACCTGGCACCGCCAGCCGCGCCGCGCAAGCCGTTCGCCGCCAAGTCCGTGCCAGCGTTCAAGGATGCGCCAGCGGACGCGGGCGAGGCAGCACCAGCGCCGCGCGCGCCGAAGAAGGAACGTCCACGCCCGGGCGTGACGGCCTACCGCATCGAAGTGGGCCGTGAGCACGCCGTGACGCCAAGCAACATCGTGGGCGCCATCGCCAACGAAGCGAACCTGGAAGCCAAGCATATCGGCCGTATCGATATCTTTGACAACTACAGCGTGCTGGACCTGCCGGAAGGCATGCCGCCGGAAATCCTCGACCACCTGAAATCGGTCGTCGTGTCGGGCCAGAAACTGCGCATCAGCCTTGATGACGGCACGACGGAGCGCAAACCTGCGCCAGCGCGTCCAAAGTCGCCACCGCGTAAAACGTTCAAGTAA
- a CDS encoding alpha/beta fold hydrolase — MTSPDLQSSNTLRTADGTLIYYKDWGSGPPVVFSHGWPLSSDAWEDQMFYLASHGYRVIAHDRRGHGRSSQPFDGNDMDTYADDLAALIDALDLTGATLVGHSTGGGEVARYIGRHGTERLAGAVLVGAVPPLMLQTTGNPLGLPLSAFDAIRAGVQADRSQFFRDLSEAFYGYNRPSAKPSQGVREHFWLQGMQAGMPASYLCIKQFSETDFTADLACFDVPTLVIHGDDDQIVPIAASARRTAELIIGSKLLVYAGAPHGLATTHKDRLNEDLLEFLRHSVDAASNIEAHL; from the coding sequence ATGACTAGCCCTGACTTGCAATCGAGTAATACCCTGCGCACCGCCGACGGCACCCTGATCTACTACAAGGACTGGGGCAGCGGCCCGCCCGTCGTCTTCAGCCACGGCTGGCCCTTGTCGTCCGACGCCTGGGAAGACCAGATGTTTTATCTGGCTTCGCATGGCTACCGCGTCATCGCGCACGACCGGCGCGGCCATGGCCGCTCCAGCCAGCCTTTCGACGGCAACGACATGGATACTTATGCCGACGACCTGGCCGCCCTGATCGACGCGCTGGACTTGACGGGCGCCACCCTGGTCGGCCACTCGACGGGCGGCGGCGAGGTGGCGCGCTACATCGGCCGTCACGGCACCGAGCGCCTGGCGGGCGCCGTGCTGGTGGGCGCCGTGCCGCCGCTGATGCTGCAAACCACTGGAAATCCGCTGGGCTTGCCCCTGTCCGCGTTTGACGCCATCCGCGCCGGTGTGCAGGCCGACCGCAGCCAGTTCTTCCGCGACTTGAGCGAAGCTTTCTATGGCTATAACCGCCCCAGTGCGAAGCCGTCGCAGGGTGTGCGCGAGCATTTCTGGCTGCAAGGCATGCAGGCGGGCATGCCGGCGTCTTACCTGTGCATCAAGCAATTTTCCGAGACGGATTTCACAGCTGACCTGGCCTGCTTCGACGTGCCGACCCTGGTGATCCATGGCGACGACGACCAGATCGTGCCGATTGCCGCCTCGGCGCGGCGCACTGCCGAGCTCATCATCGGCAGCAAGCTGCTCGTGTATGCGGGCGCGCCGCACGGCCTGGCGACGACGCACAAGGACAGGCTGAACGAGGACTTGCTGGAGTTTTTACGCCACTCGGTCGATGCGGCAAGCAATATCGAGGCGCATCTGTAA
- a CDS encoding M28 family peptidase, with product MRLPFVLAASLFSTAALAQPLVAEAPLRAHLSFLADDLLEGRGTGQRGGDLAVRYLETQAAVAGLQPLQDGSYRQALTIVGSKALPSSTVTFSAGGKTLSPAFGKDIVFGAANGQQTVAFDAPVVFAGYGIRAPEENWDDFKGADLKGKLVIMMVNDPQPTVAEPNRFAGKSLTYYGRWVYKYEEALRQGAAGVLLIHTTASASYPWSVPANGFGHERFNLAGAGNAMEGWLQEDMARALFQQAGQDLDALRAQAETRDFRPVALNATVKVQLDSQVRSIEQFNVAGIVPGTDPKLKDEAVIYSAHWDHLGKDDEGGARAGQSDHIYNGAIDNASGAAALLAMAQVAVKQPARRTQIFLWPAGEETGMLGSTAYTRAPLWPLAKTAADLNLDSMNFVGKTHDIGVAGAERSSLYASAARVAKRMGLRLAPTIPDLSGAFYRADHFAFAKAGVPAFNVGSAVFSGDGSFDFVKEPKASSERLVAFKKDYHQVTDEYHPSWDLSGMVQQAQFTLNLGYEVANDKNLPTWNKGEAFGKVKR from the coding sequence ATGCGTTTACCCTTCGTCCTCGCCGCCAGCCTGTTCAGCACGGCCGCCCTCGCCCAACCGCTCGTTGCCGAAGCGCCCCTGCGCGCCCATCTGTCCTTCCTGGCTGACGACTTGCTGGAAGGACGCGGCACGGGCCAGCGCGGCGGCGACCTGGCCGTGCGCTACCTGGAGACGCAGGCGGCCGTGGCCGGCCTGCAACCGTTGCAGGATGGCAGCTACCGCCAGGCGCTGACCATCGTCGGCAGCAAGGCCCTGCCATCGAGCACCGTGACCTTCAGCGCGGGCGGCAAGACCTTGTCTCCCGCCTTCGGCAAGGATATCGTCTTTGGCGCGGCGAATGGCCAGCAGACAGTGGCGTTCGACGCGCCCGTCGTGTTTGCCGGCTACGGCATCCGCGCCCCGGAAGAAAACTGGGACGATTTCAAGGGCGCCGATCTGAAGGGCAAGCTCGTCATCATGATGGTCAACGACCCGCAGCCGACCGTTGCCGAACCCAACCGTTTTGCCGGCAAGTCGCTCACGTATTACGGCCGCTGGGTCTACAAGTACGAGGAAGCGCTGCGCCAGGGCGCCGCCGGCGTCTTGCTGATCCACACGACGGCATCGGCGTCGTATCCATGGTCGGTGCCCGCCAACGGCTTCGGCCACGAGCGTTTCAACCTCGCTGGCGCGGGCAATGCCATGGAAGGCTGGCTGCAGGAAGACATGGCGCGCGCGCTGTTCCAGCAAGCGGGGCAAGACCTGGACGCCCTGCGCGCGCAGGCGGAAACGCGCGACTTCCGCCCCGTGGCCCTGAACGCCACGGTCAAGGTGCAACTCGACAGCCAGGTGCGCAGCATCGAGCAATTCAACGTGGCCGGCATCGTGCCGGGCACGGACCCGAAACTCAAGGATGAAGCCGTGATTTACTCGGCGCACTGGGACCACCTGGGCAAGGATGACGAGGGCGGCGCCCGCGCAGGGCAAAGCGACCATATCTACAACGGCGCCATCGACAACGCCTCGGGCGCGGCGGCCCTGCTGGCCATGGCGCAGGTTGCCGTGAAACAGCCGGCGCGCCGCACGCAGATCTTCCTGTGGCCGGCCGGCGAGGAAACGGGCATGCTGGGCAGCACGGCCTATACGCGCGCGCCCCTGTGGCCGCTGGCGAAAACGGCCGCCGACCTGAATCTGGACAGCATGAATTTCGTCGGCAAGACGCACGACATCGGCGTGGCCGGCGCCGAGCGCAGCAGCCTGTACGCGAGCGCCGCCAGGGTGGCCAAGCGCATGGGCCTGCGCCTGGCGCCCACCATTCCCGACCTGTCCGGCGCGTTTTACCGCGCCGACCATTTTGCGTTTGCCAAGGCCGGCGTACCCGCCTTCAACGTGGGCTCGGCAGTATTCTCCGGCGACGGCTCCTTCGATTTCGTCAAGGAACCGAAAGCGTCCAGCGAGCGCCTGGTGGCGTTTAAAAAGGATTATCACCAGGTCACCGATGAATACCACCCGTCGTGGGACTTGTCCGGCATGGTGCAGCAGGCACAGTTCACGCTGAACCTCGGTTACGAAGTGGCGAACGACAAGAACTTGCCTACTTGGAACAAGGGAGAAGCGTTTGGAAAAGTGAAGCGTTAA
- a CDS encoding SRPBCC family protein, protein MAQVIVSVTLAASAERVWDFIGGFQSLAEWSSSIKTSLSEHGGRVRRLKTTDGAIIAERLQSYSEADKSYSYTIVSGPIPVKNYRSTLRVTGEPGANECVAQWSGEFDAAEGVEEVMVGAFQHLYETAFVDLKRIMAI, encoded by the coding sequence ATGGCCCAAGTAATTGTTTCTGTGACATTGGCGGCAAGCGCCGAAAGAGTGTGGGATTTTATCGGCGGCTTCCAGTCGCTGGCTGAATGGTCGAGTTCAATCAAGACCAGCCTGTCCGAACATGGCGGCCGCGTGCGCCGGCTGAAAACCACGGACGGCGCGATCATCGCCGAACGTCTGCAAAGCTACAGCGAAGCGGACAAGAGCTACAGCTACACCATCGTCTCTGGCCCGATCCCCGTCAAGAACTACCGTTCCACCCTGCGCGTCACGGGCGAACCGGGTGCGAATGAGTGCGTGGCGCAATGGTCGGGCGAGTTCGACGCGGCCGAAGGCGTGGAAGAGGTCATGGTGGGCGCGTTTCAGCACCTGTATGAAACGGCGTTCGTCGACCTGAAACGCATCATGGCCATTTGA
- a CDS encoding dienelactone hydrolase family protein, with translation MSTTSQWIDIAGPDGSFQAYLAVPHIGKGPAIILLQEIFGVNEHIRAVADQYAADGYVVLVPDLFWREGAHIELGYDEAGWKRAVELMQATDNPHADADIAATVAALRARPEVTGKLASIGYCFGGRLSFQTAAAGLVDAAIAYYGGGIQNKLDLAERIQVPLLMHFGGQDSHISPQAVQTIAERFEDRQDVEIHIYPGAEHGFNCTHRDSYQQRAAAQAHGNSLIFLAENL, from the coding sequence ATGAGCACAACATCGCAGTGGATCGATATCGCCGGCCCCGACGGCAGCTTCCAGGCTTACCTGGCCGTGCCGCATATCGGCAAAGGCCCCGCCATCATCCTGTTGCAGGAAATTTTCGGCGTCAATGAACACATCCGCGCCGTGGCCGACCAGTACGCGGCCGATGGCTACGTAGTGCTGGTGCCCGACCTGTTCTGGCGCGAGGGCGCGCACATCGAGCTGGGCTATGACGAAGCAGGCTGGAAGCGCGCCGTGGAACTGATGCAGGCCACCGACAATCCGCATGCCGACGCCGATATCGCCGCCACCGTCGCCGCCCTGCGCGCGCGCCCGGAAGTGACGGGCAAGCTGGCCTCGATCGGTTACTGCTTCGGCGGCCGGCTGTCGTTTCAAACGGCCGCGGCCGGCCTGGTCGACGCCGCCATCGCCTATTACGGCGGCGGTATCCAGAACAAGCTGGACCTGGCCGAGCGTATCCAGGTGCCGCTGCTCATGCATTTCGGCGGGCAGGACAGCCATATTTCGCCGCAAGCCGTGCAAACCATCGCCGAGCGCTTCGAAGACCGGCAAGACGTGGAAATCCATATCTATCCGGGCGCCGAGCACGGCTTCAATTGCACCCACCGCGACAGCTACCAGCAGCGCGCCGCGGCCCAGGCGCATGGCAATTCCTTGATTTTCTTGGCGGAAAATCTTTAA